GCCGAAGCAGCGTCTAAATTATATATCGACGGAAGGTGAGCAACTGTTTATAGCAAATTGGAATATTTTTAATCTTTTTTATTTTCTGTTTTTCTTAAACGTTCCATAAACGCTTCAATATTGGCTGCGAGAGGTGTAGCAGACTCCCGATTCGCTTCCTGAATGGATGCGTAGATCTCCTGCCGAAAGATATCAATATGCTTAGGAGCAGAAATACCGATTCGTACGGTATCCCCTTCTACAGCAAGTACAGTCACCTCAATGTGATCCTGAATCACAATGGATTCGCCCTTTTTCCGTGATAATACCAGCATATCAGACTCCACCCTTCACTGAGTTTGCTTCATCTTCGGCCCAGATGAGATGTCGTGTCTCATAGCTGGAGTGATGGAGTACCACTTGTTTCCCCAAACGTTGCACTGGATTAAGTACAACGGGAGCCAGTAAGTTCATGGTAGATTTGTTTGTGTCAGAATGAATAGTTACCATAGAAAAAACCGACACCTGCTCTTCAATCCCTAACTCTTCCTTATCCACCTCACCCAATTCAAAACTATAATCAGGTACAAACATAAATGGACTAACCAACAAGAACGATAATCCAGGTTCTTTTACTGATTGTAAATAACTGAACGGTGTATCTTCCCATGGAATTAACGCGTACTCCGTCTCTTCTTCAAATCCGGGTAACCCTTTGGGAAATTGATACAGATCTTCCTCTTTGACCTCTAGTTCTCCCCACATGCTTGTATGAATATGAATGGTAAACGCCTCCTTGGCGAAGAATTTATACAAAAAGAGCCATAGATGGCTGCATATCGAGACCGTCTATAGCTCTACATTATAACTTACAACCCGATA
This Paenibacillus xylanexedens DNA region includes the following protein-coding sequences:
- the fliW gene encoding flagellar assembly protein FliW — its product is MYKFFAKEAFTIHIHTSMWGELEVKEEDLYQFPKGLPGFEEETEYALIPWEDTPFSYLQSVKEPGLSFLLVSPFMFVPDYSFELGEVDKEELGIEEQVSVFSMVTIHSDTNKSTMNLLAPVVLNPVQRLGKQVVLHHSSYETRHLIWAEDEANSVKGGV
- the csrA gene encoding carbon storage regulator CsrA yields the protein MLVLSRKKGESIVIQDHIEVTVLAVEGDTVRIGISAPKHIDIFRQEIYASIQEANRESATPLAANIEAFMERLRKTENKKD